The following are encoded together in the Roseobacter denitrificans OCh 114 genome:
- the ccmB gene encoding heme exporter protein CcmB — MKALLVRDLALALRAGGGFGLGLAFFLIVTVLVPLGVGPQAELLSRIAPGILWLGALLACLLSLDRLLALDWEDGTLDLLATSPLPLEAALSIKALAHWITTGLPLVLTAPVLAILLNLPGPGFFWLVLSLALGTPALSVIGTFGAALTVGVKRGGLLMSLLVLPLYVPTLIFGAEVARRGAVGMETQTPALMLAGITLGVIAVMPFASAAALRVNLR, encoded by the coding sequence GTGAAGGCGCTGCTGGTGCGTGATCTGGCCCTTGCGCTGCGGGCAGGGGGCGGCTTCGGCCTCGGGCTGGCCTTTTTCCTTATTGTCACCGTGCTTGTCCCGCTTGGGGTGGGTCCGCAGGCCGAACTCCTGTCGCGGATCGCGCCGGGTATCTTGTGGCTTGGCGCGCTGCTGGCGTGCCTGTTGTCGCTGGACCGGCTGTTGGCGCTGGATTGGGAAGACGGCACGCTGGATCTTTTGGCCACATCTCCCCTGCCGCTGGAAGCCGCGCTCAGCATAAAAGCGCTGGCCCATTGGATCACCACGGGTTTGCCGCTGGTGCTGACCGCGCCGGTACTGGCAATTCTGTTAAACCTGCCGGGTCCCGGCTTTTTCTGGCTGGTGCTGTCGCTCGCGCTGGGGACGCCTGCGCTTTCGGTGATCGGCACTTTTGGCGCCGCGCTGACGGTCGGGGTCAAACGCGGCGGGCTTTTGATGTCGCTGCTGGTTTTGCCGCTGTATGTGCCGACGCTGATCTTTGGCGCGGAGGTCGCGCGGCGCGGCGCTGTGGGCATGGAGACGCAAACGCCCGCACTGATGCTGGCCGGGATCACGCTGGGGGTGATCGCGGTCATGCCCTTTGCATCCGCTGCTGCCCTGCGCGTAAATCTGCGATAA
- the ccmA gene encoding heme ABC exporter ATP-binding protein CcmA, whose product MTVSVDDLCVTRGGVPILSGVSFDLAEGAALILQGPNGSGKTTLLRTLAGLQPPLAGQISGTEDRIAYAAHSDGLKSMLSVAENLRFWAAVFGRSDIAPALQAFDLHDLADRLAGTLSAGQKRRLGLARLLVTGRPVWMLDEPTVSLDKRAVEMFAAAVEAHLATGGSALIATHIDLGLRDAQVLDVGPLRASPTALAGASDEAFL is encoded by the coding sequence ATGACTGTTTCTGTAGATGATCTTTGCGTGACCCGCGGCGGCGTCCCCATCCTTTCCGGTGTGAGCTTTGATCTGGCTGAAGGGGCCGCACTGATCCTGCAGGGGCCAAATGGCTCGGGGAAAACCACCTTGCTGCGCACGCTCGCGGGATTACAGCCGCCACTGGCCGGACAGATAAGCGGCACCGAGGATCGCATCGCCTATGCCGCCCATTCCGACGGGTTGAAATCCATGCTCTCTGTGGCCGAAAACCTGCGGTTCTGGGCGGCGGTTTTTGGGCGTTCGGACATTGCCCCGGCCTTGCAGGCCTTTGATTTACATGACCTCGCGGACCGGCTTGCGGGGACGCTCTCGGCGGGGCAGAAACGGCGGCTCGGCCTTGCGCGCCTGCTGGTTACGGGCCGCCCGGTCTGGATGCTGGATGAGCCGACCGTGTCACTGGACAAAAGGGCAGTAGAGATGTTCGCCGCCGCCGTAGAGGCGCATTTGGCCACCGGTGGATCGGCCTTGATCGCCACGCATATTGATCTGGGTCTGCGTGATGCGCAGGTGTTGGATGTGGGACCGTTGCGCGCCTCGCCAACCGCACTTGCGGGCGCAAGTGACGAGGCCTTCCTGTGA
- a CDS encoding Mth938-like domain-containing protein, which produces MRLNEIRFTDAKPIEGYGPGFFRIGGEVIHGPVLAGPDGTLPWAGFDDDAALLALAGKVDVLFVGTGSEIAHLPVALKDSLEEAGLGIEVMASPAACRTYNILLSEGRRIALALIPVTA; this is translated from the coding sequence CAGATGCCAAACCGATCGAAGGCTACGGGCCGGGTTTCTTCCGCATCGGGGGCGAGGTGATCCATGGTCCTGTTCTGGCGGGGCCGGACGGCACGCTGCCTTGGGCGGGGTTTGACGATGATGCGGCGCTGCTGGCCTTGGCGGGCAAGGTTGATGTGTTGTTCGTCGGCACGGGCAGTGAGATTGCGCATCTTCCCGTTGCTCTCAAGGATAGTCTCGAAGAGGCCGGTCTTGGCATTGAGGTCATGGCGTCGCCTGCGGCATGCCGCACCTATAACATCCTGCTGAGCGAAGGGCGGCGGATCGCGCTGGCCCTGATCCCGGTTACCGCGTGA